A single region of the Stigmatopora argus isolate UIUO_Sarg chromosome 6, RoL_Sarg_1.0, whole genome shotgun sequence genome encodes:
- the tp53rk gene encoding EKC/KEOPS complex subunit TP53RK: MANPNAMAQHELIKTAQLIKQGAEARIYRIVFLGRPTIVKERFLKRYRHPLLDEKLTHRRTVQEVRSILRCRRAGLSAPVVYFVDYFSHCIFLEEIVNSSTVRDQIANAQMSGSSYTGVQLEHLAEKIGQILAKMHNEHVIHGDLTTSNMLLRCPLVDGVDGELDLVLIDFGLSYISALPEDKGVDLYVLEKAFLSTHPKTEVLFEKLLKSYRASSKNSEVVFKKLDEIRLRGRKRSMEG; this comes from the exons ATGGCAAACCCCAACGCGATGGCGCAACATGAGCTTATTAAAACTGCACAGTTAATAAAGCAAGGCGCAGAAGCGCGAATATATCGAATTGTTTTCCTTGGGAGGCCAACCATCGTGAAAGAAAGGTTCCTGAAGCGATATAGACACCCACTTTTGGATGAAAAATTAACACATCGCCGGACAGTGCAAGAGGTTCGTTCGATTCTACGCTGTCGGAGAGCAG GTCTATCAGCTCCTGTTGTGTACTTTGTGGACTACTTCTCCCACTGCATCTTCTTGGAGGAAATTGTGAATTCTTCGACTGTGCGTGACCAAATAGCGAATGCTCAGATGTCTGGTTCTTCATATACTGGTGTGCAGCTGGAGCATCTGGCCGAGAAGATAGGCCAGATCCTAGCCAAAATGCACAATGAGCATGTTATCCATGGCGACTTGACCACCTCCAACATGCTGTTGAGATGTCCACTGGTGGATGGCGTGGATGGCGAGTTGGACCTTGTCCTTATCGACTTCGGTTTAAGTTACATCTCTGCTCTACCAGAAGATAAGGGAGTAGATTTATATGTGCTAGAGAAAGCTTTCCTTAGTACTCATCCCAAAACTGAGGTACTGTTTGAGAAACTGCTTAAAAGCTACAGAGCCTCATCTAAAAATTCAGAAGTAGTCTTTAAAAAGCTTGATGAAATTCGTTTGAGAGGAAGAAAGCGGTCTATGGAGGGATGA